The Flavobacterium commune genome contains a region encoding:
- a CDS encoding glycoside hydrolase family 88 protein, whose product MKILKYLLLLLSFYSLSVSAQKANKKEKTVMKKMIQDNFVFAAKQYKYLEKATPLDSMPRTFSNNKHINSDVYWWCSGFYPGTLLYIYEYTKKPWVFEDAKKRLAILDTVKYFTKNHDLGFMMFCSYGNAFRLTKNEEYKKVILESAKSLATRYRPNAKVIQSWEITDGGLRQKGFVGPVIIDNMMNIEMLEWASQNSTDKSFADIARNHANTTIKNHFRPDYSSYHVLDYDLNTGEVRKKVTAQGYSDSSSWSRGQGWALYGYTMMYRFTKDPVYLNQAQGIAKFILNHPNLPADKIPYWDFDDPKIPDALRDVSAASVFASALLELGQYTSGKEKQNYVDVAKIILKSLSSPKYRAQLGSNGGFLLKHSVGSIPHKSEIDVPLTYADYYFLEALLRYKDWYL is encoded by the coding sequence ATGAAAATACTTAAATATCTTTTATTACTGCTATCTTTTTATAGCTTGTCAGTTTCTGCACAAAAAGCTAATAAGAAAGAAAAGACAGTAATGAAAAAAATGATTCAGGATAATTTTGTATTTGCAGCAAAGCAATATAAATATTTGGAGAAAGCGACTCCTTTGGATTCAATGCCAAGAACATTTAGTAATAACAAGCATATTAATTCTGATGTGTACTGGTGGTGTAGTGGTTTCTATCCGGGAACGCTTCTATATATTTATGAATATACTAAAAAACCATGGGTATTTGAAGATGCTAAAAAAAGATTAGCGATTTTAGATACAGTAAAGTATTTCACTAAAAACCATGATTTAGGTTTTATGATGTTTTGCAGTTATGGGAATGCGTTTCGATTAACTAAAAATGAAGAGTATAAAAAAGTAATTCTGGAATCGGCTAAATCATTGGCAACAAGATACCGTCCTAATGCCAAAGTGATCCAATCTTGGGAAATTACCGATGGAGGCTTGAGACAAAAAGGATTTGTAGGTCCGGTTATTATTGATAATATGATGAATATTGAAATGCTGGAATGGGCAAGCCAAAATAGTACTGATAAAAGTTTTGCCGATATAGCAAGAAATCATGCTAATACCACAATTAAAAATCATTTTAGACCTGATTATAGTAGCTACCATGTACTAGATTATGATTTAAATACTGGAGAAGTTCGTAAAAAAGTTACCGCTCAAGGGTATTCAGATTCTAGTTCATGGAGTAGAGGTCAAGGTTGGGCACTTTACGGTTATACTATGATGTACCGTTTTACAAAAGATCCTGTTTACTTAAATCAGGCACAAGGAATTGCAAAATTTATATTGAACCATCCTAATTTACCCGCCGATAAAATTCCGTATTGGGATTTTGATGACCCTAAAATCCCTGATGCGCTAAGAGATGTATCAGCGGCATCCGTGTTTGCCTCAGCCTTGCTGGAATTAGGACAATATACTTCAGGAAAAGAAAAACAAAATTATGTTGATGTTGCTAAAATTATTTTAAAGTCATTATCTAGTCCTAAATATCGAGCACAATTAGGTTCTAATGGTGGTTTTCTTTTGAAGCATAGTGTAGGATCAATTCCTCATAAAAGTGAAATTGATGTACCTCTTACTTATGCCGATTATTATTTCCTAGAAGCATTATTACGTTACAAAGATTGGTATTTGTAG
- a CDS encoding SusC/RagA family TonB-linked outer membrane protein, whose translation MKNYQLKFPIFNIALKQFLMGVFCMIAPAFIHAQNRIISGSVNDNLNEPLPGVTVSVKGTKVATLTDGNGQFKITAASKDQLIFTYIGFETSTLAVQDKTTVAVTLKSTTSALEEVVVIGYGTVKKKDLTGAVSSVAMSDLNKAPVRSFDEALAGRVAGVQVTSSDGRPGAGINIVIRGNNSVTQANSPLYVVDGFLIEDPDNNVVNPSDIESIDILKDASATAIYGARGANGVVVITTKQGKAGKAVFSFSSSVGVQNNISKMELMSPYEFVKYQLELNPAETSIPRSPTEIYLSDGKTLDYYKTQKGIDWQDLTTRTALFKNNDFSVRGGTKKLKYAFSGSTSDQDGILLNSNYKRYQGRAVLDYKITDKLKIGINTNYSHLEQSGINPAMSTGSATTNIMVSVWGYRPIATDSSVLDLLQDPDVNSANDYRVNPLLNLQNLYRLNTTKNINANGYLEYLFTKDLKLRTSFGIIENRLRQDQFNNSKTQYGFPGNTNGVNGRILHSNSSNWLNENTLTWDKKVSKKSKINVLGGFTIQKRDSWSYGRSATQLPNEDLGLAGLDQGVAQRVDSLASVWTMSSFLGRINYNYDSKYLLTASFRADGSSKFPSKNHWGYFPSAAASWRFDKEKFLKNNKTLSEGKLRVSYGVTGNNRVGDFDYLSTYFNPIGNSYVFNNEYVPGVVATNLGNSDLKWESTEQVDAGIDLGFFNQRITLTADIYRKITKDLLLNTQLPPSSGFGSAIKNIGSVENKGLELTLTTKNINTKDFTWTTSANIAFNKNKLIALGEDQESLESTVNWDNQWNTTSAYIAKIGQPLGLMYGYESLGTYKYEDFNLDTTTGIYTLKPDVTTNGNTRANIKPGDIKYKDQNGDLVVNSNDYTVIGKGLPVHTGGFSNNFTYKGFDLNIFFQWSYGNDILNANRVLFEGNTKNQGYLNQFASYENRWTPENSDSDIFRTRGYFGGGYSSNFVEDGSYLRLKTVSLGYNFDASFLKKLRLKSLRFYVSGQNLITWTDYSGPDPEVNTYSSALTPGFDFSSYPRARTIVFGTNISF comes from the coding sequence ATGAAAAATTACCAATTGAAATTCCCAATATTTAATATTGCTTTAAAGCAGTTTTTAATGGGCGTTTTTTGTATGATTGCTCCAGCATTTATACATGCACAAAACAGAATAATATCAGGTTCAGTAAATGATAATCTAAATGAACCTCTTCCTGGGGTTACAGTTTCTGTAAAAGGGACTAAAGTAGCTACTTTAACAGATGGAAATGGTCAATTTAAAATAACCGCTGCATCAAAAGATCAATTGATTTTTACTTACATCGGTTTTGAAACCAGTACTCTTGCTGTTCAAGATAAAACAACTGTAGCTGTTACTTTAAAATCGACAACCAGTGCTTTGGAGGAAGTTGTTGTAATTGGATATGGAACAGTTAAAAAGAAAGATTTGACAGGGGCAGTTTCTAGCGTAGCTATGAGTGATTTAAATAAAGCGCCTGTTCGCTCTTTTGATGAGGCATTGGCTGGTAGAGTAGCGGGAGTTCAGGTCACATCTTCAGATGGTAGACCTGGAGCAGGTATTAATATAGTAATTAGAGGGAATAACTCAGTTACACAGGCTAATAGTCCGTTATATGTTGTGGATGGTTTTTTGATTGAAGATCCTGATAATAATGTTGTGAATCCAAGTGATATTGAATCGATTGATATTTTGAAAGACGCATCGGCTACTGCTATTTATGGTGCTAGAGGAGCTAATGGGGTTGTTGTGATTACTACAAAACAAGGTAAGGCTGGCAAAGCGGTATTTAGTTTCTCAAGTTCAGTAGGGGTTCAAAATAATATAAGTAAAATGGAATTGATGAGTCCTTATGAATTTGTGAAATATCAACTAGAGCTTAATCCTGCTGAAACGTCAATACCGCGTTCACCGACAGAGATTTATCTTTCTGATGGAAAAACCCTAGATTATTATAAAACGCAGAAAGGTATCGATTGGCAAGACTTGACTACTCGAACTGCTTTGTTTAAAAATAATGATTTTTCTGTAAGAGGTGGGACTAAAAAATTAAAATACGCATTTTCTGGTTCGACAAGTGATCAAGATGGTATTTTATTGAATTCCAATTATAAAAGATATCAAGGTCGTGCAGTTTTGGATTATAAAATTACCGATAAATTGAAAATAGGAATTAATACTAATTATAGCCATTTAGAACAATCAGGAATTAATCCAGCCATGTCAACAGGAAGTGCTACTACAAATATTATGGTTTCGGTATGGGGATACAGACCAATTGCAACTGATTCTTCAGTACTTGATTTACTTCAGGATCCGGATGTTAATTCAGCAAATGATTATAGAGTGAATCCACTTTTAAATTTACAAAATTTGTATCGTTTGAACACTACTAAAAATATTAATGCTAATGGATATTTAGAATATTTGTTTACAAAAGACCTTAAACTCAGAACTTCGTTTGGAATTATTGAAAATAGGTTAAGACAAGATCAATTTAATAATTCAAAGACTCAATATGGATTTCCAGGAAATACAAATGGAGTAAACGGAAGAATTTTACACAGTAATTCTAGCAATTGGTTAAATGAGAATACATTAACCTGGGATAAAAAAGTTTCTAAAAAATCAAAAATTAATGTTTTAGGAGGATTTACAATCCAAAAACGAGATTCATGGTCTTATGGTCGTTCGGCTACTCAATTACCAAATGAAGATTTGGGATTAGCAGGATTAGATCAAGGAGTAGCCCAACGTGTAGATTCTTTGGCATCAGTTTGGACAATGTCATCTTTCTTAGGTAGGATTAACTATAATTATGATTCTAAATATCTCTTAACAGCATCGTTCAGAGCAGATGGTTCATCAAAGTTTCCTTCTAAAAACCATTGGGGTTACTTTCCTTCAGCTGCTGCTTCTTGGAGATTTGATAAAGAAAAATTTCTTAAAAATAATAAAACTTTATCTGAGGGTAAATTAAGAGTAAGTTATGGTGTGACAGGAAATAATAGAGTAGGAGACTTTGATTACCTTTCGACTTATTTTAACCCAATAGGGAATAGTTACGTTTTTAATAATGAATATGTACCCGGAGTTGTTGCTACAAATCTTGGAAATTCTGATTTAAAATGGGAATCAACTGAGCAAGTTGATGCAGGTATTGATTTAGGTTTTTTCAATCAACGAATTACTTTGACTGCTGACATATATAGGAAGATAACAAAAGATTTATTATTAAATACTCAACTCCCTCCTTCTTCTGGATTTGGTTCAGCAATAAAAAATATTGGAAGTGTTGAAAATAAAGGATTGGAGTTAACTTTAACTACTAAAAATATTAATACAAAAGATTTTACATGGACTACTAGTGCTAATATAGCTTTTAATAAAAATAAGTTAATTGCTTTAGGTGAGGATCAAGAATCTCTTGAGAGTACTGTAAATTGGGATAATCAATGGAATACTACAAGTGCTTACATAGCTAAAATAGGACAACCTTTGGGTTTGATGTATGGTTATGAGTCATTGGGAACTTACAAATATGAAGATTTTAATTTAGATACAACTACAGGTATTTATACATTAAAGCCAGATGTTACAACTAACGGTAATACAAGAGCTAATATTAAACCAGGAGATATAAAATACAAAGATCAAAATGGTGATTTAGTAGTTAATTCTAATGATTATACTGTAATTGGGAAAGGATTACCTGTTCATACAGGTGGATTTTCTAATAACTTTACTTATAAAGGTTTTGATTTGAATATCTTTTTTCAGTGGTCTTATGGAAATGACATTTTGAATGCTAATCGTGTTTTATTTGAAGGGAATACAAAAAACCAAGGTTATTTAAATCAATTTGCCAGCTATGAAAATAGATGGACACCAGAGAATTCAGATTCAGATATTTTTCGTACCAGAGGTTACTTTGGTGGAGGTTACTCATCTAATTTTGTAGAAGATGGTTCTTATTTAAGATTAAAAACAGTTTCTTTAGGTTATAATTTTGATGCTAGTTTTCTTAAAAAATTACGTTTAAAATCATTAAGATTTTATGTGTCAGGACAAAATCTAATTACTTGGACTGATTATTCCGGTCCAGATCCGGAGGTAAATACCTATAGTTCAGCATTAACACCAGGATTCGATTTCTCATCCTATCCTCGTGCACGAACTATAGTTTTTGGTACAAATATTTCATTTTAA
- a CDS encoding RagB/SusD family nutrient uptake outer membrane protein, with translation MKNIYIGLLLVSIFTSSCEDFLNTEPKNKIALEQYYTDEEGLTQALAGVYDPLGSDKLYGNAMYTTLEACTDEGYYARSAQVTGTQVYNFDPTAADVAGLWSELYNGINRANDLIANINVPKMDENKREVILGEALFLRGYYYFMLVTRFGEVPLKTTPTTSPNGVQIAKSSIAEVYAQILKDMTEAEAKVGTVTSYGYSSRISKTAVQGILARVCLQMAGYPLMDSSKYADALAWSKKVIDSGEHSLNVSFDTNPALAPFNPTITANTSNNGYRQIFINQAQDIYDVKECIWEIDFKGNRTDSYTETGRVGNTNGITMTGVNFESTIGYSYGFIKGTGRLFNKYGTGDLRRDWVLTTYTFNNNTGAKTAIAKTMAYGRDCGKWRREYEILTPKNKNHTPINFPVLRYADVLLMYAEAENQVNGPTEEAVEAVNKVRRRGYGQTNLTLAYPTSDVATATAAASKSAFQLFIEDERMRELCFEGTRRSDLIRWNKFVSTMNAVGAEMSAAPTPANQQYGGLGGRNVTARNVLFPIPSVEILSNKALTQSEPWLN, from the coding sequence ATGAAAAATATATATATAGGATTATTACTGGTCTCAATTTTCACTAGTTCATGCGAGGATTTTTTAAATACCGAACCAAAGAATAAAATTGCTTTAGAACAATATTATACAGATGAAGAAGGATTAACACAGGCTCTAGCTGGAGTGTATGATCCTTTAGGTTCAGATAAATTGTATGGAAATGCAATGTATACAACTTTAGAGGCTTGTACTGATGAAGGTTATTATGCTCGTTCTGCTCAAGTAACAGGTACACAGGTGTATAATTTTGATCCTACTGCAGCTGATGTGGCTGGATTATGGAGTGAACTCTACAATGGAATAAATAGGGCTAATGATTTAATCGCAAATATAAATGTTCCTAAGATGGATGAAAATAAACGTGAGGTTATTTTAGGCGAAGCTTTATTTTTGAGAGGCTATTATTACTTTATGCTAGTAACTAGATTTGGAGAAGTACCTTTAAAAACTACACCTACAACTAGTCCTAATGGGGTTCAAATTGCTAAATCTTCAATTGCTGAAGTGTATGCTCAAATATTAAAAGATATGACAGAAGCTGAAGCAAAAGTTGGAACTGTTACCTCTTATGGATACTCTAGTCGAATTTCTAAAACAGCAGTACAGGGTATTCTTGCTAGGGTTTGTTTGCAAATGGCTGGCTATCCTTTAATGGATAGTTCAAAGTATGCAGATGCTTTAGCTTGGTCTAAAAAAGTAATAGATTCAGGAGAACATTCTTTGAATGTTAGTTTTGATACTAATCCTGCTTTAGCACCTTTTAACCCAACTATAACAGCTAATACCTCTAATAATGGATACCGTCAAATATTTATCAACCAAGCACAGGATATCTATGATGTAAAAGAATGTATTTGGGAAATTGATTTCAAAGGAAATCGTACTGACTCCTATACTGAAACTGGTCGTGTGGGAAACACCAATGGAATTACTATGACTGGAGTTAATTTTGAATCAACAATAGGATATAGTTATGGTTTTATTAAAGGTACAGGTCGATTATTTAATAAATATGGCACTGGCGATTTACGTCGTGATTGGGTCTTAACAACTTATACTTTTAATAATAATACTGGAGCCAAAACTGCTATTGCAAAAACAATGGCTTATGGTAGAGATTGTGGAAAATGGAGAAGAGAGTATGAAATTCTAACACCTAAAAATAAAAATCATACTCCTATTAATTTTCCTGTTTTGAGATATGCGGATGTTCTTTTAATGTATGCGGAAGCTGAAAATCAAGTAAATGGGCCAACTGAAGAAGCTGTTGAAGCAGTTAATAAAGTACGTCGTAGAGGATATGGACAAACTAATTTGACACTAGCTTATCCAACATCTGATGTAGCAACAGCAACGGCAGCAGCGTCTAAAAGTGCTTTTCAACTATTTATTGAAGATGAACGTATGCGTGAATTGTGTTTTGAGGGTACACGTCGTTCTGATTTAATTCGTTGGAATAAATTTGTTAGCACAATGAATGCTGTAGGTGCTGAAATGAGTGCAGCCCCAACTCCAGCAAACCAACAGTATGGAGGTTTAGGAGGGAGAAATGTTACTGCAAGAAACGTATTATTCCCTATCCCTTCAGTAGAAATATTGTCAAATAAAGCATTAACACAAAGTGAGCCTTGGTTAAATTAA
- a CDS encoding gluconate 5-dehydrogenase has translation MTMNLFDLTGKTALITGGVHGLGMAMAKGLGYAGAKIVVNDLSQENIDKAIAEYKSEGIEAYGYVFDVTDEAAVIASISKIESEVAPIDILINNAGIIKRTPIIEMEVKDFAAVINVDLISPFIVSKNVAKGMIQRGGGKIINICSMMSELGRDSVSAYAAAKGGLKMLTKNMATEWAKFNIQTNGIGPGYFATSQTAPIRVDGHPFNEFIISRTPANRWGDPEDLQGAAIFLSSKASDFVNGHILYVDGGILATIGKPSNE, from the coding sequence ATGACAATGAATTTATTTGATTTAACAGGGAAAACAGCACTAATTACAGGAGGAGTTCACGGTTTAGGAATGGCTATGGCAAAAGGATTAGGATATGCCGGAGCAAAAATTGTAGTAAACGATCTTTCGCAAGAAAACATAGACAAAGCTATCGCAGAATACAAATCGGAAGGAATAGAAGCTTATGGATATGTATTTGATGTAACTGATGAAGCAGCAGTAATTGCCAGCATCAGTAAAATAGAATCTGAAGTGGCTCCAATTGATATTTTAATTAATAATGCAGGTATTATCAAAAGAACTCCTATTATCGAAATGGAGGTTAAGGATTTCGCTGCGGTAATAAATGTAGATTTAATAAGTCCCTTTATTGTTTCAAAAAATGTTGCCAAAGGGATGATTCAACGCGGAGGAGGTAAAATCATTAACATTTGTTCAATGATGAGCGAATTAGGAAGAGACTCTGTAAGTGCTTACGCTGCAGCTAAAGGAGGTTTGAAAATGTTAACTAAAAATATGGCAACTGAATGGGCCAAATTTAATATTCAAACTAATGGTATTGGTCCAGGTTATTTTGCAACCAGCCAAACAGCTCCAATCAGAGTTGACGGACATCCATTTAATGAATTTATCATCAGTAGAACTCCTGCTAATAGATGGGGAGATCCAGAAGATTTACAGGGTGCGGCAATATTTTTAAGCTCAAAAGCGAGTGATTTTGTAAACGGACACATCCTTTATGTAGATGGAGGAATTCTTGCTACCATTGGAAAACCTTCTAATGAATAA
- a CDS encoding DUF4955 domain-containing protein has protein sequence MYNCNKSPIQNILIVCLNLLALTDVFAQDKSKIFEDYKKDRNLLPDFSYVGYHQGEKEIPNVTNYKIFDVTTFGAKPNDDISDKIAIQKAIDAANKNGSGIVFFPKGRFLVNEESDATNSIISKKGNIIFRGSGSGLNGTELYMKNTLPPADPSKMWTVPPLFLFTSGGADKKIGFITKAAAVGDCTIELNTIEGLESGDWIVLKLLDNNKDLIVAELKTQQVEPTWSYLVNKGIDVKVYYQIKSIKNNKLILKAPVSYTIDPKYKWEVSKFANSEEIGIEDVAFVGNWKEKFVHHRSWQDDSGYTMLRINRTTNSWMKNCRFTDCSVAAIVLQSANISVLNCKIDGNSGHEAITSNGSTNVLIANCVDEASQWHSFGSSHGSMNTVILNCTYPSTTCFESHASQPRNTLLDGVEGGLMKNRGGGALENMPNHMQGLVLWNYKQTNEPVKDFEFWPSSKVYEYWKIPKPVIVGFTSKGTTFRMDQLGQSESIGKAVEPASLYLAQLKLRLDKLPKWIKELE, from the coding sequence ATGTATAATTGTAATAAAAGCCCTATTCAAAATATATTAATTGTCTGTCTGAATTTATTAGCTTTAACAGATGTTTTTGCTCAAGATAAATCTAAAATATTTGAAGATTATAAGAAAGATAGAAATCTTTTACCTGATTTCTCTTATGTAGGTTATCATCAGGGAGAAAAAGAAATTCCCAATGTTACTAATTATAAGATTTTTGATGTCACCACTTTTGGAGCAAAGCCTAATGATGATATTTCAGATAAAATTGCCATACAAAAAGCAATAGATGCGGCTAATAAAAATGGTTCTGGAATTGTTTTTTTCCCTAAAGGAAGATTTTTAGTGAATGAAGAAAGTGATGCAACAAATTCTATTATATCAAAGAAAGGCAATATCATTTTTAGAGGAAGTGGTTCTGGTTTGAATGGTACTGAATTGTATATGAAAAATACACTTCCGCCAGCAGATCCATCAAAAATGTGGACCGTTCCACCATTATTTCTTTTTACTAGCGGAGGTGCTGATAAAAAAATAGGATTTATTACTAAAGCAGCAGCAGTTGGAGATTGTACTATTGAGTTAAATACGATTGAAGGTTTAGAGTCAGGAGATTGGATTGTTTTAAAATTATTAGATAATAATAAAGATTTAATTGTAGCGGAATTGAAGACTCAACAAGTTGAACCAACATGGAGTTATCTGGTTAATAAAGGAATTGATGTTAAGGTTTATTATCAAATCAAAAGTATTAAAAACAATAAGCTCATTCTTAAAGCACCTGTTTCGTATACTATTGATCCAAAATACAAATGGGAAGTTTCTAAATTTGCTAATAGTGAAGAGATTGGTATAGAGGATGTTGCATTTGTGGGCAATTGGAAAGAAAAATTTGTTCATCATCGTTCATGGCAAGATGATAGTGGCTATACGATGTTGCGAATCAATAGAACAACAAATTCATGGATGAAAAATTGTCGTTTTACCGATTGTAGTGTTGCAGCAATAGTTTTACAAAGTGCTAATATTTCTGTATTAAATTGTAAAATTGACGGCAACAGTGGTCATGAAGCCATTACTTCTAATGGTTCTACCAATGTATTAATTGCGAATTGTGTTGATGAAGCATCCCAATGGCATTCCTTTGGTTCATCACATGGATCAATGAATACTGTAATTTTAAATTGTACTTATCCTTCGACAACTTGTTTTGAATCTCACGCAAGCCAGCCAAGAAATACATTATTAGATGGTGTTGAAGGCGGTTTGATGAAAAATAGAGGAGGAGGTGCATTAGAAAATATGCCTAATCATATGCAAGGTTTAGTTCTATGGAATTATAAACAAACTAATGAACCGGTAAAAGATTTTGAGTTTTGGCCATCATCTAAAGTATATGAATATTGGAAAATTCCTAAACCTGTTATTGTTGGATTTACCAGTAAGGGAACAACTTTTAGAATGGATCAACTAGGACAATCAGAATCAATAGGAAAAGCTGTAGAGCCTGCTTCTTTGTATTTAGCTCAATTAAAATTAAGATTGGATAAGTTACCAAAATGGATTAAGGAACTTGAATAA
- a CDS encoding sulfatase family protein, with translation MKYIRYSICTKFFLLLSIVFGISCDAQNNVKYKKAPNLLIILADQWRAQAVGFEGREPVMTPYLDQYVKESLVLEQMVSNYPVCSPARAMLMTGQYPIKNKVYSNVNSASAPFGIELQENAICWSDILKENGYSNGYIGKWHLDSPYKPYVPTSNNVGSVAWNEWTSPDKRHGFDYWYAYGTYDEHDRPMYWDTYDKRDEFKYVNEWGPIHEADKALAYMKNEEGKIRNSDAPFSLVVSMNPPHSEYQRVPEKYYQLYKDVPLEDLIKDPNIPAAGTKMGDTYRKDIRYYYANITGVDEQIGRILNGLKDMKLDDNTIVVIMADHGNCLGKHSEISKNNIFEESLRIPFIVRWKNHIVPRKDSTFLGSLPDIYPTLLELMGLKNKIPKNLDGKSYAQYYLNGKGKKPTEQYILGAIISDNVDMNTGFRGIRTKDYKLSFVKKKKKGEYVLYDLKADPFELTNIYKPDLPIVKKLQPVLKQWLEKTKDGFILE, from the coding sequence ATGAAATATATAAGATATAGTATTTGTACAAAATTTTTCCTTTTACTCTCAATAGTTTTTGGAATTTCTTGTGATGCTCAAAATAATGTTAAATATAAAAAAGCACCAAATTTACTTATTATTCTTGCTGATCAGTGGAGAGCTCAAGCAGTAGGTTTTGAAGGGAGAGAGCCAGTTATGACTCCTTATTTAGATCAATACGTTAAGGAAAGTTTAGTGTTGGAACAGATGGTCAGTAATTATCCTGTTTGTTCGCCAGCCAGGGCTATGCTCATGACTGGTCAATATCCTATTAAAAATAAGGTTTACAGTAATGTAAATTCTGCATCTGCTCCTTTTGGAATTGAATTGCAGGAGAATGCTATATGTTGGTCTGATATTTTAAAAGAAAATGGATATTCTAATGGATATATTGGGAAATGGCATTTGGATTCACCATATAAACCTTATGTGCCAACATCTAATAATGTAGGATCAGTGGCATGGAACGAATGGACTTCACCTGATAAAAGACACGGTTTTGATTATTGGTATGCTTATGGAACTTATGATGAGCACGATAGACCAATGTATTGGGATACCTATGATAAAAGAGATGAATTTAAATATGTAAATGAATGGGGACCAATACATGAAGCTGATAAAGCATTGGCATATATGAAAAATGAAGAAGGTAAAATCAGAAATTCGGATGCGCCATTTTCTTTAGTAGTATCTATGAATCCACCCCATTCAGAATACCAAAGAGTTCCTGAAAAATATTATCAGCTTTATAAAGATGTTCCATTAGAAGACCTTATTAAAGATCCCAATATTCCTGCTGCAGGGACAAAAATGGGAGATACTTATCGAAAAGATATTCGTTATTATTATGCAAATATTACGGGAGTTGATGAACAAATTGGACGTATTTTGAATGGTCTTAAAGATATGAAATTAGACGACAATACTATCGTAGTGATTATGGCTGACCATGGTAATTGTTTAGGTAAACATTCGGAAATATCAAAAAATAACATCTTTGAGGAATCATTAAGAATACCATTCATAGTTCGTTGGAAAAACCATATTGTTCCAAGAAAAGACAGTACTTTTTTAGGAAGTTTGCCTGATATTTATCCAACACTATTAGAACTTATGGGGTTGAAAAATAAAATACCTAAAAATTTAGATGGTAAAAGTTATGCTCAATATTATCTGAACGGTAAAGGGAAAAAGCCAACCGAGCAATATATTTTAGGTGCTATTATTAGTGACAATGTTGATATGAATACTGGTTTTAGGGGAATCCGAACTAAAGATTATAAACTTTCGTTTGTAAAGAAAAAAAAGAAAGGGGAATATGTATTATATGATTTAAAAGCAGATCCTTTTGAATTGACTAATATTTATAAACCAGATTTACCAATTGTAAAAAAATTACAGCCCGTTTTAAAGCAATGGCTTGAAAAAACTAAAGATGGCTTTATTTTAGAATAA